The region TCAGGGCACCGACCGGGCAGATGTCGATGCACATGCCGCACTCTTCGCACTCCAGGTGGTCGCCCTTGTTGGGCGCGATGACCGACGACGACCCACGCTGCTGGATGCCAAGCGCCCACACGTCCATGCCCTCGCCGCAGATGCGCACGCAGCGGTAGCAAAGGATGCAGCGCGGGCGGTCGAAATACACCACCGGCGACCACTGCTGCTCCTCGCGGTGGTTCTTGGGGTCGATGAGCAGGGACTCGGCCGCGCCGTAGCTGAAGGTCATGTCCTGGAGTTCGCACTCGCCGCCCGCATCGCAGACCGGGCAGTCGAGGGGATGGTTCTGGAGCACCATCTCCAGCATCGCCTTGCGGGCCTGCTTGATCTCGTCGGACTCGGTGGTGACGATCATGCCCTCGCTGATGACCGTGGTGCAGGCGGTCTGCAGCTTGGGCATC is a window of Terriglobales bacterium DNA encoding:
- a CDS encoding 2Fe-2S iron-sulfur cluster-binding protein, translating into MADVNITVDGKKVTAPAGTLLIEACKRVGIEVPSFCYYPGLSLQGACRMCLVKVEKMPKLQTACTTVISEGMIVTTESDEIKQARKAMLEMVLQNHPLDCPVCDAGGECELQDMTFSYGAAESLLIDPKNHREEQQWSPVVYFDRPRCILCYRCVRICGEGMDVWALGIQQRGSSSVIAPNKGDHLECEECGMCIDICPVGAL